The window GCTTTCCTCCCGGAGCGGCATTTTCATCATTGACCTCAAGAGTGGCGACATCACCGACTGGTTCCAGGTGGAGGGCGCCGTGGAGGAGCTTTACGATACGGCTATCCTGCCCGGCGTCCACCGTCCGATGGCGGTCGGATTCCTGGGAGACGAGGTACGCCGGATGCTGACGATGGCCGACCCGGCTGCTAAAAAGCCGGCATGAGCGAACCGTCCCTTGAATCCTCGATTCTTTCCTCCGGCAAGACGGAACAGTCCAGCCAGATCCGCCTGTACCGGAAGGTTTTTCCGACCGATGCCTGCCGCGAGATTATTCGCGTGTTCCGTGATTCGCCGGACAAGGTGCTGAGCCACGTCCACAATGGCAGCCCCGAAGTGACCCGGCAGGGAAAAGTCGTCAACCTGAAACCCAAACCGGAATACGAGGAGGCACGGAAACTCCTTTTCGGCATATGGAGGCAGGTGACGTTCGATTTTGCCCGCCACGATCCGGGACTGAAAATCATGGTGGCGGGGAGATTTCTCTTTTCGCACCCCCGCATCGAAGAGGTGCAGCCGGAGCAGGAGTTCACCTGGCATATCGACGCCCGGCAAACGTTCCAGGCGACCCGCTTTCTGACCATCCTGACCTACCTGAACGATGTCGCCGAAGGCGGCGAAACGGAGTTCTCTTATCAGGGGATAAAGGTTCAGCCCGAAGAGGGCTCCATCCTGGTCTTTCCGCCCTACTGGACCCATGTCCACCGGGGCGCGCCGCCCCGGTCAGGC of the Deltaproteobacteria bacterium genome contains:
- a CDS encoding 2OG-Fe(II) oxygenase — its product is MSEPSLESSILSSGKTEQSSQIRLYRKVFPTDACREIIRVFRDSPDKVLSHVHNGSPEVTRQGKVVNLKPKPEYEEARKLLFGIWRQVTFDFARHDPGLKIMVAGRFLFSHPRIEEVQPEQEFTWHIDARQTFQATRFLTILTYLNDVAEGGETEFSYQGIKVQPEEGSILVFPPYWTHVHRGAPPRSGVKYTAGTYAMVERVMDQPAGAKFRPPPGNT